DNA from Sporohalobacter salinus:
TATATAAGTTTACTAAAGGTGGGGATAACCGCCGAATTGTAGCAGGAACTATAACATCTGGACAGGTCAAAGTTGGAGATGAAGTTGTTTTCTATCCTTCGGGAAAGAAGAGTACTGTTAAGTCAATTGAAGGTTTTAACAAACCAACGACAGTAAGTGCCCGTGTAGGAGAATCTACTGGCTTTACTCTAGAAGAACAGATATATATTACTCGTGGTGAGATAGCTACTATTGATGATGAACCACAGCCGGAAGCTACATCACGAATTAGAGCTAATATATTTTGGCTAGGTAGAGAATCAATGACTAAGAATAAAGAGTATTATTTGAAATTAGGTACAGCCAAAGTAAGAGCTAGGATAGAAGAGATTAAACGGGTAATTGATGCTTCAGACTTAAGTCAAAATGAAGCTAAGAATGAGATAGAAAGACATGATGTAGCGGAATGTGTGTTAAAGTTAGATAAAGCAATTGCCTTTGATTTAGCCAATGAAATAGCTGAAACTAGTCGCTTTGTAATTGTAGATGAACATGAAATAGCTGGTGGGGGAATAGTACAAAAAGCCTTAGAAGATAAACAAAGTTGGGTTCGAGAAAAGGTGATGCTTAGGAACTATAAATGGGAGAAGAGCCATATTACCAATGATGAACGAGCAGAGAAATATAATCAAAAGTCAACTTTAGTCTTAATTACTGGCGAAGAGGATGTAGGTAAGAAGCCGACAGCTAAAGCATTAGAAAAGAGATTATTTAATGATGGTAAGATAGTTTACTTCTTGGGAATTGGTAATGTCTTATATGGTATAGATGCTGATATAAAAGGAACAGAAGAAAATAATCATCGAGAGGAACATTTAAGAAGACTGGCAGAAGTGTCTAATATTATGCTGGATGCAGGAGCTATTTTAGCTGTGACAGCGGTAGAATTAACTCAAAATGATCTAGAGTTAATCAAAACTACTGTGAATCCAGATAAAATAGAGACAGTTTGGTTAGGAGAGAATATAACTACGGATATTAATTATGACTTGCATATACCTGAGTTTGAAGGTGAGAAAGAAGCAGCAAGAAAGATTAAAGGTTTGTTGCAGGAACGAGGGGCTATATTTAAGCCATGGTAAAATAATAATTTTTAATATTATATTGGAGACTAGGTGAAATCATATGAAGAATTTGCTAATAGTTGGAGCTGGAGGTGCGGGCGAACACGTTCTTAATGAAATATTAAAAGGTAATGGTAATTTTAATTATAATATTATTGGTTTTTTAGATGCTGATGAAAGTAAGCATGGAGACGCAATTAATGGTTATAAAGTATTAGGTCATCATTATAATATTAAGTTTTTCATTAATCAATATAAAGTAGATGAAGTTATTGTAGCAACTACTGCTATAGACCATGAAAATTTAGAAGAAATATATAATAAAGTAAAAGAAGCAGATATAGATATTAAAGTATTACCAGCTTTTGAGGAATTATTAATAGATGAGCCTTTTACCAACCAATTACGCGAAGTTAAAGTAGAAGATTTATTAGGGAGAGAAGCTGTTAATATAAATAGTGAAGATATAAAACAATATATAAATAATAAGATAGTACTTGTAACAGGAGCTGCAGGTTCAATTGGCAGTGAATTATGTAGGCAAATAGCAAAGTATAAACCACAAGAATTAATTATGTTGGATGTTAATGAAAATGATTTATATTTATTAGAATTATATTTAAAAAGGCATTATAATGATATAAATATTAATTTAGAGATTTGTAATATAAGAGAAGAAAAGAAATTAAATTATTTATTTAATTTATATAAACCGGATGTAATATTTCATGCAGCAGCTCATAAGCATGTTCCTTTAATGGAAAAAAACATTGAAGAAGCGATTAAAAATAATGTTATTGGTACTAGGAATCTTATAGAAAATTCTAATAAATATGATGTAGAAAAATTTGTTTTAATATCTACAGATAAAGCAGTTAATCCCACAAATGTTATGGGAGCAACTAAAAGGTTAGCAGAACTTCTTGTAGAGAACTTAAATAATAGGTCAAGCACAGAATTTATGGCAGTAAGATTTGGTAATGTGCTGGGAAGTAATGGTAGTGTAATACCGATATTTAAATCTTTATTAGAAGAAGGTAGAGATTTAACTGTAACTCATGAAGAAGTAACTAGATATTTCATGACCATTCCTGAAGCAGCCCAACTTGTTCTTGAAGCAGGATACATAGGAACAGGCGGGGAAGTTTTTGTATTAGACATGGGCCAACCTGTGAAAATAATGGATTTAGCTAAACGAATGATAGAATTATCTGGTTTAGAATTAGGAAAAGATGTAGATATTAAGATAACTGGTTTAAGACCTGGAGAAAAATTATATGAAGAACTATTATATGATATAGATTCTTGTCAAAAAACACAGAATGAAAAGATATATATAGCAGAAATAAAAGAGGAAGATATAGATATTAAAAAAGGTTTAGCTAAATTAGAACAAGCATTAAAAACCTTTGATAGAGAAAAGATGAAATCTAAATTAAAAAAATTAGTACCAACTTATAAAGAAGCAGACTACAAATAGTGAGGGGATTTTAATGAGCTTAGACATACCGTTATCAGTGCCTAATTTATCTAAAGATATCCTTGAAAATGTAGAAGAGTGTATAGAAACTGGTTGGGTATCTACGGGAGGAAAATTTATAATAGAGTTTGAAGAAAAGACTGCTCAATATGTTGGTGTAGATGAAACAGTAGGAGTTCAAAGTGGTACAGCAGGACTTCATGTTGGATATAGATTATTAGGAGTAGAAGCAGGGGATGAAGTAATTGTACCAACTGTTACATTTATAGCAACTGTTAATCCTATTAAATATTTAGGTGCACATCCTGTTTTTATTGATTGTGATGATAGTTTAAATATGGATTTAGATAAATTAGAAGAGTTTTTGGAAAACAACTGTGAAATGACTGAAAAAGGATTAAGAAATAAGGAAAGCGGTAGGATTATAAAGGCGCTATGTGTAGTGCATGTTTTTGGAAATCCAATTAATATGGAGAAAGTAATGGAAATAGCTAAAAAATATGATTTAAAAGTAGTTGAAGATGCTGCTGAATCTTTAGGCTCTTTTTATACCGAGGGAAAATATGAAGGAGAGCATACAGGAACAATAGGGGATTTAGGAGTGTTTTCTTTTAATGCTAATAAGATATTGACTACAGGTGGCGGAGGAATGATTATTGCTAATGATAATGAATTATTAGAAAGGGCAAGATTTCTTTTAGCTCAAGCTAAAACTGATCCTCTTTACTATAAACATGATAAAATAGGATATAATTATCGACTAACAAATATAGCAGCAGCTTTTGGTACAGAACAAATAGATAGGATAGAAAATTTTATAGAAACTAAAAAAGAGAATTATAATTTATATAAACAAGAGATAGAAAGTATAGAAGGTTTAGAGTTATTAGATTTTAATGAAGGAACAAGACCTAATTACTGGTTTTATTCTGTAATTGTTGGTGAAGATAAATATGGTATTGATAGAGATGAGTTATTAGCAAAGCTAAATAAAATAGGAATACAAACTCGACCTCTATGGGGATTAATGAATGATCAAAAACCATTTAAAGATTGTGTTGCTTATAAAATAGAAAAAGCTAGATATTATGTAAATAATTTAATAAATATACCTTGTAGTACAAACTTAACAAAGAAACAAGTGTTAGAAGTAGTAGAAAAATTAAAAGAATTTAAAAGATAGTGGCGGTAAAAATGAAAAAAATTGTAATTATAGGTGCTGGAGGACATGCAAAAGTTATAACGGATATTATTTTGAAGCGAAAAGAAAAATTAGAAGAAAATATAAAAATAGAAGGTTTTTTGGACGATAAATATGATAAAAATGAAGAATCGGAAATATTAGGGATTCCTATAATAGGCAGTTTAGAAAGGATAAGAGAGCTATCAGATGATAATGTTTATTTTATAATAGCAATAGGAAATAACAAAATTAGAGAAAAAATTGCTAATGAATATGATAAAGTTGAATATTTTACTGTGATTCATCCAGAAGCTGTAATTGCGAATGGTGTAGAAATAGAGCAAGGTAGTGTAGTTATGGCAAATACAGTAATAAATAGTTGTTCTATAGTAGGAAGACATTGCATTATAAATACTGGAAGTATCATAGAACATGATATTCTTATAGATGATTTTGTTCATATATCTCCAAATGTAGCACTTGCTGGAGAAGTGAAAGTAGGAAAAGGAAGTTGGATAGGAATGGGAAGTAATATAATTCAAGGTAAAAGTGTAGGTTCAGATACTATAATAGGAGCAGGGAGTGTAGTAGTAAAGGATATAGGAGATAATAAAAAAGCTTTTGGGGTACCATGTAAGGAGAGGTAATGATGAAGACATTTATTATTGCTGAAGCAGGAGTAAATCATAATGGCGATATTAATTTAGCAAAGAAATTAATAGAAAAAGCTGCTTGGGCAGGGGCAGATGCAGTTAAATTTCAAAGTTTTAAAGCTGAGAAATTAGTATCAAAAAAAGCAGAAAAAGCTGATTATCAAAAAGAAACAACAGGTAAAGAAGAAAATCAACTTGAAATGATAAAAAAGCTAGAATTAGACTATAAAAAACACCAAGAATTAATTGATTATTGTCAAGCAAAAGAAATATTGTTTATGTCTTCAGCTTTTGATTTAGAAAGGATAGAATTGCTTAATAAATTAGGTATGAAAATATGGAAGATTCCATCTGGAGAAATAACTAATTTACCTTATTTAAAGAAAATTGGAAGTCTTAATCAAAGAGTTGTAATGTCAACTGGTATGGCTAATTTATCAGAGATAGAAGCTGCTCTTGATGTATTAACTAAAGCGGGAGCAGAAGATATAACAGTATTGCATTGTAATACTGAATATCCAACTCCAATGGAAGATGTTAACCTTAATGCAATGCAGACTATAAAAGATGCTTTTAAAGTACCAGTAGGTTATTCAGATCATACATTAGGTATAGAAGTTCCAGTAGCAGCAGTAGCTATGGGAGCTAAAGTTATAGAAAAACACTTTACTCTTGATAATAAGATGGAAGGTCCAGACCATAGAGCTAGTTTAGAGCCGAAAGAATTAAAATCAATGATTGAAGCTATTAGAAATATAGAAAAAGCTATGGGAAGTGGAATAAAGAAGCCATCTAAATCAGAGTTAAAGAATAAAGCTGTAGCTAGAAAGAGTATAGTTGCTGGTGAAGATATAAAAGCAGGAGAAGTCTTTAACAAAGAAAATTTAACTATTAAGAGACCTGGGATTGGGATAAGCCCTATGAGATGGGAAGAAATATTAGGAAAGATAGCTAAGAAAGATTTTAAAAAGGATGAGTTGATTAAATTATGACTTCCCCAAAAGTGTGTGTTGTAACAGGGACAAGAGCAGAATATGGTATATTAAGACCATTGATGGGAAAATTAGAAGATTCTAAGGAACTAGACTTACAATTAATAGTGACAGGAATGCATTTATCTCCTGAATTCGGTCTTACTTATAAAGAAATAGAAGAAGATGGATTTAAAATTGATGAAAAAATAGAAGTTTTAATGAGCTCGGATACTCATATAGGAGTATCCAAATCGATGGGAATGACTTTGATAAGTTTTTCGGAAGCTTATGAAAGATTGCAACCTGATATGATAGTAATATTAGGAGATAGATATGAGACATTTTCAGCTATGACAGCGGCGACAGTTGCTAATATACCTGTAGCTCATTTACATGGGGGAGAAATTACCGAAGGAGCATTTGATGACTCTTTTCGTCATAGTATGACTAAAATGTCTTATTTACATTTTACTTCTACAGAAGAGTATAGAAAAAGGGTTATACAATTAGGAGAATCTCCTCAAAGAGTATTTAATGTAGGAGCTATGGGAGTTGAGAATGCATTAAATTTAGATCTTTTATCTAAACAAGAGGTAGAAGATAAATTAGAAATAGATTTAGGAGAAGAATATATAGTTATAGTTTTTCATCCTGTAACTCTAGAAAATAATGCAGCTAAAAGTCAGATTAGAGAATTGTTGTCGGCATTAGATGAAAATGATGATTTAGTTAAAATGTTCATAAAAGGTAATTCAGATACAGAAGGAAGAATTATAAATCAAGAAATAGATGAATATGTTCAACAGAACAATAACTCGTATGCTTTTACTTCTTTACCAATAGAATATTATTTGAGTTTGATAAAGAATAGCAAAGCTTTAGTTGGAAATTCTTCTAGTGGTATAATAGAAGCACCGAGCTTTAAGATTGCTACAATAAATATAGGTGACAGACAAAAGGGTAGAGTAAAAGCTGAATCTGTAATAGATTGTTCTCCTAAGAAAAAAGATATCAGAGAAGCTTTAGGATTAATTAATTCTAAAGAGTTTCAAACAAAATTAAAATATATTGATAATCCTTATGGAAAGGGAAATGCATCTAAAAAAGTAATTAAAACAATTGAAGAATTTTTGTTAGATAAAAAAATAGATCTGAAGAAAAAATTCTATGATATAGAGTTGGAGTGATGAAATGGAATTTTTAGTTATTGGTTTAGGGTCTATGGGAAAAAGAAGAATAAGGCTTCTAAAAAATAATTTTAAAAATATAAAGATAGTTGGAGTAGATAAGAAAGAAGATAGAAGAAATGAAAGTGAAAAAAAGTATAATATTTCTACTTATAAAACAATAGAAAAAGCAGTAAAAAATAATAATCTAACAGCAGGAATAGTGTGTACTTCTCCGTTATCTCATGCAAATATTATAAAGATTTGTTTTTCCCATGAACTTCATGTATTTACAGAAATTAATTTAGTAAAAGATGAGTATGAAGATATAATAGAAGCTTCTAAAAATAAAGGATTAGAGTTGTTTTTATCTTCTACAATGATATATAGAAAAGAGTTAGATTATATCTATAAGAAAGTAGAAAATGAAGAACAAAAAGTAAATTATAGATATCATGTAGGGCAATATTTGCCTGATTGGCATCCTTGGGAAGATTATAATGACTTTTTTGTTGAAAATAAAAGGACTAATGGTTGTCGGGAATTATTTGCTATTGAATTACCTTGGATAATAAGAACTTTTGGGGAAATCGAAGAGATAAAATGTTTTAAAGATAAAATATCAGAATTAAACATTGAATATCCAGATATTTATTCTGTTTTATTAAAACATAAAGATGGTCATATAGGTAATATTAATATGGATATAGTTTCAAGAAAAGCAATAAGAAATTTAGAAGTGTATTCAGAAAATATGCATTTGTTTTGGGATGGAACTCCTACAGGTCTTGAAGAATACAATTTTGAATCAGAAGAAATGAAAAATATAGATACGTATAAAAATATTGATCAAAATAATAATTATGCCTCAAATATAATAGAAAATGTTTATTTAGATGAATTGAAAATATTTATAGATAAAATAAAAGGGCAAAATAATGAAAAATATACTTTTGAAGATGACTTATATACTTTATCTATAATTGACCAAATTGAAGGGAATATATAATATGAAAGTATGTTTTTTTGGGTTAGGGTCTATAGGAAAGAAACATCTTAAGAATTTATGTAAAATAGCTAAAGAAAAGGACATTAATTTAGATGTACATGCTTTTAGAACAAGAAAGAATAGTTTAGAATTAAAAGGGTTAGATAAAGAGATATATAGTAAAAAATTGCTAGAAGAGGATTATGATATAATATTTGTTA
Protein-coding regions in this window:
- a CDS encoding GTP-binding protein, giving the protein MATELVEQKEDLNIVIAGHVDHGKSTIIGRLLADTDSLPEGKLEQVKETCRRNSKPFEYAFLLDALKDEQSQGITIDSARCFFETEKREYIILDAPGHIEFLKNMVTGAARAEAALLVIDADEGIQENSKRHGYMLSMLGIDQIVVLVNKMDLVDYDQEIYDEIVEDYTEFLRKIDIEPETFVPVSGMEGDNIASLSDNTPWYEEETVLEVLDDFEAEELPMDKPFRMPVQDVYKFTKGGDNRRIVAGTITSGQVKVGDEVVFYPSGKKSTVKSIEGFNKPTTVSARVGESTGFTLEEQIYITRGEIATIDDEPQPEATSRIRANIFWLGRESMTKNKEYYLKLGTAKVRARIEEIKRVIDASDLSQNEAKNEIERHDVAECVLKLDKAIAFDLANEIAETSRFVIVDEHEIAGGGIVQKALEDKQSWVREKVMLRNYKWEKSHITNDERAEKYNQKSTLVLITGEEDVGKKPTAKALEKRLFNDGKIVYFLGIGNVLYGIDADIKGTEENNHREEHLRRLAEVSNIMLDAGAILAVTAVELTQNDLELIKTTVNPDKIETVWLGENITTDINYDLHIPEFEGEKEAARKIKGLLQERGAIFKPW
- a CDS encoding polysaccharide biosynthesis protein, producing MKNLLIVGAGGAGEHVLNEILKGNGNFNYNIIGFLDADESKHGDAINGYKVLGHHYNIKFFINQYKVDEVIVATTAIDHENLEEIYNKVKEADIDIKVLPAFEELLIDEPFTNQLREVKVEDLLGREAVNINSEDIKQYINNKIVLVTGAAGSIGSELCRQIAKYKPQELIMLDVNENDLYLLELYLKRHYNDININLEICNIREEKKLNYLFNLYKPDVIFHAAAHKHVPLMEKNIEEAIKNNVIGTRNLIENSNKYDVEKFVLISTDKAVNPTNVMGATKRLAELLVENLNNRSSTEFMAVRFGNVLGSNGSVIPIFKSLLEEGRDLTVTHEEVTRYFMTIPEAAQLVLEAGYIGTGGEVFVLDMGQPVKIMDLAKRMIELSGLELGKDVDIKITGLRPGEKLYEELLYDIDSCQKTQNEKIYIAEIKEEDIDIKKGLAKLEQALKTFDREKMKSKLKKLVPTYKEADYK
- a CDS encoding LegC family aminotransferase, translating into MSLDIPLSVPNLSKDILENVEECIETGWVSTGGKFIIEFEEKTAQYVGVDETVGVQSGTAGLHVGYRLLGVEAGDEVIVPTVTFIATVNPIKYLGAHPVFIDCDDSLNMDLDKLEEFLENNCEMTEKGLRNKESGRIIKALCVVHVFGNPINMEKVMEIAKKYDLKVVEDAAESLGSFYTEGKYEGEHTGTIGDLGVFSFNANKILTTGGGGMIIANDNELLERARFLLAQAKTDPLYYKHDKIGYNYRLTNIAAAFGTEQIDRIENFIETKKENYNLYKQEIESIEGLELLDFNEGTRPNYWFYSVIVGEDKYGIDRDELLAKLNKIGIQTRPLWGLMNDQKPFKDCVAYKIEKARYYVNNLINIPCSTNLTKKQVLEVVEKLKEFKR
- a CDS encoding acetyltransferase, whose product is MKKIVIIGAGGHAKVITDIILKRKEKLEENIKIEGFLDDKYDKNEESEILGIPIIGSLERIRELSDDNVYFIIAIGNNKIREKIANEYDKVEYFTVIHPEAVIANGVEIEQGSVVMANTVINSCSIVGRHCIINTGSIIEHDILIDDFVHISPNVALAGEVKVGKGSWIGMGSNIIQGKSVGSDTIIGAGSVVVKDIGDNKKAFGVPCKER
- the neuB gene encoding N-acetylneuraminate synthase, producing the protein MMKTFIIAEAGVNHNGDINLAKKLIEKAAWAGADAVKFQSFKAEKLVSKKAEKADYQKETTGKEENQLEMIKKLELDYKKHQELIDYCQAKEILFMSSAFDLERIELLNKLGMKIWKIPSGEITNLPYLKKIGSLNQRVVMSTGMANLSEIEAALDVLTKAGAEDITVLHCNTEYPTPMEDVNLNAMQTIKDAFKVPVGYSDHTLGIEVPVAAVAMGAKVIEKHFTLDNKMEGPDHRASLEPKELKSMIEAIRNIEKAMGSGIKKPSKSELKNKAVARKSIVAGEDIKAGEVFNKENLTIKRPGIGISPMRWEEILGKIAKKDFKKDELIKL
- the neuC gene encoding UDP-N-acetylglucosamine 2-epimerase; translated protein: MTSPKVCVVTGTRAEYGILRPLMGKLEDSKELDLQLIVTGMHLSPEFGLTYKEIEEDGFKIDEKIEVLMSSDTHIGVSKSMGMTLISFSEAYERLQPDMIVILGDRYETFSAMTAATVANIPVAHLHGGEITEGAFDDSFRHSMTKMSYLHFTSTEEYRKRVIQLGESPQRVFNVGAMGVENALNLDLLSKQEVEDKLEIDLGEEYIVIVFHPVTLENNAAKSQIRELLSALDENDDLVKMFIKGNSDTEGRIINQEIDEYVQQNNNSYAFTSLPIEYYLSLIKNSKALVGNSSSGIIEAPSFKIATINIGDRQKGRVKAESVIDCSPKKKDIREALGLINSKEFQTKLKYIDNPYGKGNASKKVIKTIEEFLLDKKIDLKKKFYDIELE
- a CDS encoding Gfo/Idh/MocA family protein, whose translation is MEFLVIGLGSMGKRRIRLLKNNFKNIKIVGVDKKEDRRNESEKKYNISTYKTIEKAVKNNNLTAGIVCTSPLSHANIIKICFSHELHVFTEINLVKDEYEDIIEASKNKGLELFLSSTMIYRKELDYIYKKVENEEQKVNYRYHVGQYLPDWHPWEDYNDFFVENKRTNGCRELFAIELPWIIRTFGEIEEIKCFKDKISELNIEYPDIYSVLLKHKDGHIGNINMDIVSRKAIRNLEVYSENMHLFWDGTPTGLEEYNFESEEMKNIDTYKNIDQNNNYASNIIENVYLDELKIFIDKIKGQNNEKYTFEDDLYTLSIIDQIEGNI